Proteins found in one Brachyspira murdochii DSM 12563 genomic segment:
- a CDS encoding ATP phosphoribosyltransferase regulatory subunit, with protein sequence MNENTIVSKLTKIYEEYGYKKIKLSKFEDYNLYNNYKDFLQTEHILTFMNLNGNLQSLRPDVTLSIVKKVLKDNDKYTKKLFYIEDIYKIDEVSNEYEEIQQVGVEIIGTLSKYSNLEIISMAIDSLKAINKEYILEISSIDFMSALIDELNLDEDKKLETLKLIYSKNKHDLEKTLISNNIDDKLKSYIISLIDISGNYKEVLEKIKNIIINEKMQQAYDELKSLLGVFENYNNFENILLDFSIESKLGYYNGIIFKGYIKGNNDAVLSGGRYDKLLDKFNAHTQNKNKKNAIGFAVYMDKLYKKDTEKNEYDFDVLILYKSGDEKELLKKVHSFIREGKKVRTDIYTDEYNTEYNYKQKYIFDNNILI encoded by the coding sequence ATGAATGAAAATACTATAGTTTCTAAATTAACAAAAATATATGAAGAGTACGGATATAAAAAAATAAAATTAAGCAAATTTGAAGATTATAATCTATATAATAATTATAAAGATTTTCTTCAAACAGAACATATACTCACATTTATGAATCTCAATGGAAATCTTCAGTCATTAAGACCAGATGTTACATTATCTATAGTAAAAAAAGTTCTAAAAGATAATGATAAATACACAAAAAAATTATTCTATATAGAAGATATTTATAAAATAGATGAAGTTTCAAATGAGTATGAAGAAATACAGCAGGTGGGTGTTGAAATAATAGGAACTTTAAGTAAATATTCAAATTTAGAAATTATCAGTATGGCAATAGACAGCTTAAAAGCAATCAATAAAGAATACATACTCGAAATATCAAGCATAGATTTTATGTCTGCTTTAATAGATGAGCTTAACCTAGATGAAGATAAAAAATTAGAAACTCTCAAATTAATATACAGCAAAAATAAACATGATTTAGAAAAAACATTAATATCAAATAATATAGACGATAAATTAAAAAGCTATATTATATCATTAATAGACATATCTGGAAACTATAAAGAAGTATTAGAAAAAATAAAAAATATAATAATAAACGAAAAAATGCAGCAGGCATATGATGAATTAAAAAGCTTATTAGGAGTATTTGAAAACTATAATAACTTTGAAAATATACTTTTAGATTTTTCTATAGAAAGCAAACTTGGATATTATAACGGAATAATTTTTAAAGGATATATAAAAGGAAATAATGATGCTGTACTTTCTGGAGGAAGATACGATAAATTATTAGACAAATTCAATGCTCATACACAAAATAAAAATAAAAAAAATGCAATAGGCTTTGCTGTTTATATGGATAAATTATACAAAAAAGATACAGAAAAAAATGAATATGACTTTGACGTATTAATACTCTATAAAAGCGGTGATGAAAAAGAATTATTAAAGAAAGTACATAGTTTTATAAGAGAAGGAAAGAAAGTAAGAACAGATATATATACTGATGAATATAATACAGAATATAATTATAAACAAAAATATATATTTGATAATAACATTTTAATATAA
- the rplA gene encoding 50S ribosomal protein L1 — protein MATKEKKIGGKRYDAIRKQVERLKLYSVEEAIDLAKKNATCKFDETIEVTINLNILPKHSIRDTLSFPNAFGKEKRVVVFAQGEKADEAKAAGAMEVGFEDLIDKVKGGYTDFDVAISTPDLMKEVGKLGQILGRKGLMPNPKTGTVTLDIAQAVKSFKAGRMEYRADKNGIVRMGIGKASMNASQLNENFKAFYDEILRKKPTDLKGEYIKAVGVTSTMGVGIKIDHKKIKM, from the coding sequence ATGGCAACAAAAGAAAAGAAAATAGGTGGCAAACGTTACGACGCTATACGTAAACAAGTAGAGAGATTAAAACTCTATTCAGTAGAAGAGGCTATTGATTTAGCTAAGAAAAATGCTACCTGTAAATTTGATGAAACTATTGAGGTAACAATAAACCTTAATATCTTACCAAAACACTCAATAAGAGATACATTATCATTCCCAAATGCATTTGGTAAAGAAAAAAGAGTAGTAGTATTTGCTCAAGGTGAGAAAGCTGATGAGGCAAAAGCAGCAGGAGCCATGGAAGTTGGTTTTGAAGATTTGATAGATAAAGTTAAAGGCGGATATACTGACTTTGATGTTGCTATTTCTACTCCAGATTTAATGAAGGAAGTAGGTAAATTAGGACAAATCCTCGGAAGAAAAGGTCTTATGCCTAACCCAAAAACAGGAACAGTTACGCTTGATATAGCTCAGGCTGTGAAAAGTTTCAAAGCTGGAAGAATGGAATACAGAGCAGATAAAAATGGTATAGTAAGAATGGGTATTGGTAAGGCTTCTATGAATGCTTCTCAATTAAATGAAAATTTCAAAGCATTCTATGATGAAATTTTAAGAAAAAAACCTACAGATTTGAAAGGTGAATACATTAAAGCAGTAGGCGTAACATCTACAATGGGTGTAGGTATAAAAATAGATCATAAAAAAATCAAAATGTAA
- the secE gene encoding preprotein translocase subunit SecE, with protein MADKKKNSFLNSIQEIKKELFERSVWPTRQDVINQTVVVIVLLIAASAFLGAADYVVTFVVRALLDGSILSSLISSKITLILILAVVVLFVIYFAIRYMRKNRYNR; from the coding sequence ATGGCAGATAAAAAGAAAAATAGTTTTTTGAATTCTATACAGGAAATTAAGAAAGAGCTTTTTGAGAGAAGTGTATGGCCTACTCGTCAGGATGTTATAAATCAAACAGTTGTAGTTATAGTTTTGCTTATAGCTGCTTCTGCTTTTTTGGGGGCTGCTGATTATGTTGTAACATTTGTAGTTAGGGCTTTATTAGATGGTTCTATTTTGAGTAGCTTAATATCTTCAAAAATCACATTGATATTAATATTAGCTGTAGTTGTTTTGTTTGTAATATATTTTGCTATTCGTTATATGAGAAAAAATAGATATAATAGGTGA
- a CDS encoding LrgB family protein — protein sequence MKELFIQNPIIPIVITLIAYIISYTIYIKTKLPILTPLVTSVILVGFSLYFMKVPYSVYNESGGKFINALVGPATVVLALPIYRNLPILKANLAVILISIAIGSSIGITGIFISAKLLGISEDLFPSLLTKSVTTAIAVDITANMGGMRSITVLSVIISGVVGATIAPFVCKIFKIKSPLATGLAIGTASHAVGTSKAIEMGETEGAMSGLAIGVAGALTVVLLPILYKLLLMIWA from the coding sequence ATGAAAGAACTATTTATACAAAATCCTATAATACCAATAGTAATAACTTTAATAGCATATATAATATCATACACCATATATATAAAAACTAAACTTCCTATACTTACCCCGCTAGTAACTAGTGTAATATTAGTAGGTTTTTCTCTATACTTTATGAAAGTACCATATAGTGTATATAATGAAAGCGGAGGTAAATTTATAAATGCTCTTGTAGGACCTGCAACTGTAGTTTTAGCCCTTCCTATATACAGAAACCTCCCTATTCTTAAAGCAAATCTAGCTGTTATATTAATAAGCATAGCAATAGGAAGCTCTATAGGAATAACTGGTATATTTATATCAGCAAAATTACTAGGTATATCTGAAGACTTATTTCCTTCACTACTTACAAAATCTGTTACAACGGCAATTGCTGTAGATATTACTGCAAATATGGGAGGAATGAGATCTATTACTGTTTTATCAGTTATTATTTCCGGAGTGGTCGGTGCTACAATTGCCCCATTTGTATGTAAGATATTTAAAATAAAATCTCCTCTTGCTACAGGGCTTGCAATAGGTACGGCTTCGCATGCTGTGGGAACAAGTAAAGCTATAGAAATGGGAGAAACTGAAGGAGCTATGTCTGGACTTGCCATTGGAGTTGCTGGAGCTTTAACTGTGGTGCTTCTTCCTATTCTTTATAAACTGCTTTTAATGATATGGGCTTAA
- the nusG gene encoding transcription termination/antitermination protein NusG has translation MSEEMADIKDYRWYIVHTQHGYENKVRERIEKRTKENGMTDLIVDIYIPSETVTSTKNGKKVSKEEFFYPGYVLVKMVMNDATQSMVRRTPGVAGFIGSHATTKEEGNIIPTPLSEADVARIFENRDEKSKTEINEIIGMEFDIGEKVQVIDGPFNGLNGVIENINSDKGRVTVKIEIFGRSTPTELEFSKVKKL, from the coding sequence ATGTCTGAAGAAATGGCTGATATAAAAGATTATAGATGGTATATAGTTCATACTCAACATGGTTATGAAAATAAAGTTCGTGAGCGTATAGAGAAAAGAACTAAAGAAAATGGTATGACTGATTTAATAGTTGATATATATATACCTTCTGAAACTGTAACTTCTACAAAAAATGGTAAGAAAGTATCTAAAGAAGAATTTTTTTATCCGGGCTATGTTTTAGTAAAAATGGTTATGAATGATGCAACACAGTCTATGGTTAGACGTACTCCGGGTGTTGCAGGTTTTATAGGCAGTCATGCTACAACTAAAGAAGAAGGTAATATAATACCTACTCCTTTAAGTGAAGCAGATGTTGCCCGTATATTTGAAAATAGAGATGAAAAATCTAAAACAGAGATAAATGAAATTATAGGAATGGAATTTGATATAGGAGAGAAGGTTCAGGTAATAGACGGGCCTTTCAATGGTTTGAATGGAGTTATAGAGAATATCAATTCTGATAAAGGCAGAGTAACTGTAAAAATAGAAATATTCGGCAGAAGCACTCCTACAGAATTAGAGTTTAGTAAAGTAAAGAAATTATAA
- a CDS encoding CidA/LrgA family protein: MKLIKQFTIIFSIYSIADIFSKTLKLPIPGNVIGMILLFILLMLGILKENHIDEASDLLIANMSMLFIPGTLAIMDEYKYVKDEIIPFVIICVFMVVVIMAATGLSAQILEKLLSKLRK, from the coding sequence ATGAAACTCATTAAACAATTTACAATCATTTTTTCTATATACTCTATCGCTGATATTTTTAGTAAAACATTAAAACTTCCAATACCAGGGAATGTAATAGGAATGATACTTCTTTTTATACTGCTTATGCTTGGAATACTAAAAGAAAATCACATAGACGAAGCAAGCGATTTATTAATTGCTAATATGTCAATGCTTTTTATACCCGGTACTTTGGCTATAATGGACGAATACAAATATGTAAAAGATGAAATTATACCTTTTGTAATCATATGTGTATTTATGGTAGTAGTTATTATGGCGGCTACTGGATTATCTGCTCAAATACTTGAAAAATTATTATCAAAATTAAGAAAATAG
- the rpmG gene encoding 50S ribosomal protein L33, giving the protein MAGAKVKTEQIHLQCTECKRKNYITTKNKQNVPEKLELKKYCPHDKKHAIHKELKVSR; this is encoded by the coding sequence ATGGCAGGTGCTAAAGTAAAAACCGAACAAATACATCTTCAATGTACTGAATGTAAAAGAAAAAATTATATAACAACTAAAAATAAACAAAATGTTCCAGAAAAATTAGAATTAAAAAAATATTGTCCTCATGATAAAAAACACGCAATTCATAAGGAATTAAAGGTATCAAGATAA
- the rplK gene encoding 50S ribosomal protein L11, with the protein MAKRVVGIVKVRIPGGEATPAPPLGPALGQKQIQIAAFVKDFNAKTSKMKGQILNTYITVYEDKTYTFVTKGTSTSTLIKKKLGIEKGSGEPNKTKVAAINQKQLEEIAQEKMAYMSANDIEAAKKIVAGTARAMGIKVE; encoded by the coding sequence ATGGCTAAAAGAGTAGTTGGTATTGTAAAGGTTCGCATACCGGGCGGAGAGGCAACACCTGCTCCACCATTAGGACCAGCATTAGGTCAGAAGCAGATACAAATAGCCGCTTTCGTTAAAGATTTTAATGCAAAAACTTCTAAAATGAAAGGGCAAATATTAAATACCTATATAACAGTATATGAAGATAAAACATATACATTTGTTACTAAAGGTACATCTACTTCTACTTTAATTAAGAAAAAATTGGGCATAGAAAAAGGTTCTGGAGAGCCTAATAAAACTAAAGTTGCTGCAATCAATCAAAAGCAGCTTGAAGAAATAGCTCAAGAGAAGATGGCTTATATGTCAGCTAATGATATAGAAGCAGCTAAAAAAATAGTTGCGGGTACAGCTCGTGCTATGGGTATAAAAGTAGAATAA
- the rplL gene encoding 50S ribosomal protein L7/L12: protein MALSKEEILQAIEEMKVIELHELVEAIKEKFNVTAAMPVAAVAAAPAGGAAAPAEEEKNEFDIILTGFEADKKIALIKEVRAVSGLGLKEAKDAVEKGGETIKSGVSKDEAAAIKKQLEAAGGKVEVK from the coding sequence ATGGCTTTAAGTAAAGAAGAAATATTACAAGCAATAGAAGAAATGAAAGTTATAGAGCTTCATGAATTAGTAGAAGCTATTAAAGAAAAATTTAATGTAACAGCAGCTATGCCAGTTGCAGCAGTAGCAGCAGCTCCAGCAGGCGGTGCAGCAGCTCCAGCAGAAGAAGAAAAAAATGAATTTGATATCATTCTTACAGGTTTTGAAGCTGATAAAAAAATCGCTCTTATTAAAGAAGTTAGAGCAGTTAGCGGCTTAGGCTTAAAAGAAGCTAAAGATGCAGTAGAAAAAGGCGGAGAAACTATCAAATCAGGCGTTTCTAAAGATGAAGCAGCAGCAATCAAAAAACAATTGGAAGCTGCAGGCGGTAAAGTTGAAGTTAAATAA
- the rplJ gene encoding 50S ribosomal protein L10, with translation MPNKKNIETVSFLKESMGSCAGLVFFDYRGVTVSQLTDLRRELAKTSSSMKICKNSLVDIALKELGREVKDEMFVNPTAVVFAKEDVPGAAKVISEASKKNDKIKIKGGYMGEDLLDPAQVQVVANIPPREVLLSHLVTALESPISSFANSLQSIISELAYVLDSVEEEKKKSA, from the coding sequence ATGCCTAATAAGAAAAACATTGAAACAGTATCATTTCTTAAAGAAAGTATGGGCAGCTGTGCAGGATTGGTATTCTTCGATTATAGAGGAGTAACAGTATCTCAGCTTACAGATTTAAGACGTGAATTAGCTAAGACTTCTTCTTCAATGAAAATATGTAAAAACTCTTTAGTTGATATTGCTTTAAAAGAGTTAGGCAGAGAAGTAAAAGATGAAATGTTTGTCAATCCTACAGCAGTAGTATTTGCTAAGGAAGATGTACCTGGTGCAGCTAAAGTAATAAGCGAAGCATCTAAGAAAAATGACAAAATAAAAATTAAAGGCGGCTATATGGGTGAAGATTTACTTGACCCAGCACAAGTACAAGTTGTAGCTAACATTCCGCCAAGAGAAGTTTTGCTTTCTCATCTTGTTACAGCACTCGAGTCTCCTATATCAAGTTTTGCAAACAGCTTGCAAAGCATCATATCAGAGCTTGCTTATGTGCTTGACAGTGTTGAAGAAGAAAAGAAAAAATCAGCTTAA